From the genome of Luteibacter rhizovicinus DSM 16549:
CCGCTGCAGCCGGGACCAGGATGGCCTGCGGCAACACCTGGACAGGCAGCTTGGCCGTGACGAACTGGTTGGGCAACAGGGCGTTGTCGGTATTGGCGAACTCGGCTTCGAACTTCACGGTGCCCGTCGCCGGGTCCACCTCGTTGTTCGCCGCGCGCAGGCGGCCGGTGGCCAGCACCTCGTCGGGGCTGTCGCCATAGGCGTCGACGGGAATGCACGTGCCCGCATTGAGACCCTGCAGGACACGCGGCACCACGTTCACCGGCACCGAGAAAACCACCTTGCTCGGCTGGGACTGCGTCACGACCACGATGCCGCGCGAATCGGAGGGACCGACGAGGTTGCCCGGATCCACCCGGCGCAAACCGACCATGCCCGCGATGGGCGAGGTGATCCGCGCATTGGCCACCTGCAGGTTGGCGGTGCCGATGCGGCCCTGCTCCGACTTCACTTCGGCGGCGTATTGCGCGACCAGTGACTTCTGGTCGGCCAGACGCTGTGCCGAGATGGAATCCTGCGTGGCCAGCACCTCGAAATGCTTGAGCGTCTCCTGCGCGTTGGATAGCTTCGCCTGGCTGGCCGCCAGGTCGCCGGTGGCGAGCTGGAGCTGTGCCTGCGACGCGCGCGGATCGATCTCGGCCAGCACGTCGCCCTGCTTGACCATCTGGCCGCCACTGAAGGCGATGCTCTTGAGCACACCGTCCACCTGGCTGCGCACCAGCACGCTATTGGAGGGCGTCACGGTGCCCGGCTGCGACCGGTAGACGACGAAACCGCCCTGGCGCGCGGTGGCGACGACCACCGGCACGCTCTGGTCGGCGTCCGCCCCACCCTTCTTCGAACAGGCAACACCGGCAATCGCGACGACGCCGAGCAGGATCGGCCCTAGCCGAGAGAATGACGTGCTCATCAGAGCTCCTTCTCGTACACGCGATAGCGCTTGTAGTCTCGGCCGCCGATCGCTTCGATGATGTTACGCATGCCGTCGTTGTTCTCGAGGATCCACGACAGCTCCACTTCCTTCACGCCACGCGCGACGAGGTGATGACGCACGGCGTCGATGACCAGGAAAGCCAGGCCCGGGCCCAGCGGCGTGTTGTGGAACATCTTGCGCACGCCCATCAGCGGCACGCGCGAGGACGTCGGGAACTTGACCTTCAGGCCCCACAGCAGCTTCGCCCAGTTGAACGGCAGCAGCGAGCCGTTGAAATCCTTGATCACTTCGTTGACGTTGGGCAGCGCGACGATGAACGCCGCCGGCACGCCGTCCACTTCGGCAATCTGGATCAGTTCCGAGGCGATCAGCACCTTGAGCGTGTGGCCCAGGTCCTTGAACTCGGCCTCGGTGAAGGGCACGAAGCCCCAGTTGTCCGACCAGGCATCGTTGAAGATGTCGCGCAGCGTGGCGAGCTCTTCGTCGAACCGCTTGTTGTCCAGCGGACGTACCCGGATGCTCTGCTTGGACTTGCCGAGCAGGCGCTTCATCACCTTGGGCGCAGGGAAGTCCGGCTCGACGACATAGGCGAGCACGTCCTTGGCCTTGTGGTAACCCGCCTGGTCCACGCGCGCGCCGTAATACGGCTTCGTGTGGCCCATCATGAAATAAGGCGAGGTATCGAAACCATCCACCAGCAGACCGACCTCGTCGTTGATCGACAGGCTGAGCGGGCCGCGCACGCGCTTCATCCCCTCGCTGCGCAGCCAGTCCTCTGCCGCCTTGGTCAGCGCGTCGAAGGTCTCCTGGTTGTCCTCGGCGTCCAGCATGCCGAAGAAGCCGGCGTCGTCCGCATGGATCTCCAGGTGCAGGGAGTCGATCTGGGCACTGATCCGGCCGACCGGCTTGTCGCCGCGGTAGGCGATCCAGGCCTTCCAGCGGGCGTGCTCGAACCACGGGTTGGTCTTGGCACCAAGGTGCAGGCGGCGTTCGAGCGTCAGCGGCGGGATCCACGCGGGGTCGGAACCCAGGAAGGTCGCGGGCAGCTTGATGAAGCGATCCAGGTCCGCCTTGCTGTCAAGCGGGACAATGCGCAGCGAAGCGGGTGTGCTCACTAGTGAATTCCGGTTATCAAACAGGATAAAGCCCGCGCCAGGTGGACACGGCTACTCCATCGTCGTCAGGCTGAAAAGCCATTGACGAATTTTCTGAATGACATTTTAGGCCTGCCGGCGGCCATTTGAATACCCTGCGACGGCGTCACAGAAGCCTTGCGACCGGAGCATAGGTGCCCCATGTGCCTCGCGGCGCCCCATTCGCCCCGAACTGGCCGCGTAAATAGGCAAGGTCGTCCCGGATCGGGAACCGCCACGGTCTTGTACCAAATCAGCGACAGTTGCACGTGCGTGATGGATCGCCGCCGATTTTCCCCATTATCAGACCGCACGACTGCTTTCTTTTTCCTTTCAAAAAGACCGTGAAATACGCACAACAGATCTGCACTTTTCTTCTCTTCATTTTCTTTCCTTACGGCCGAAAACGACCCATCCCATGTCGCAAGGCCGAACCTCGATGTTCCAGCTTTCCAGCCTCACCATTCGCGCCAAACTGATTGCCGGGCTATCCGCTTGTTCACTGCTCATGCTCGGCATCGGTCTGATCGGCGCACACGGCGAACGCAACATCAACATCAATACACTCGACATCTATCAGGGCGACCTGATTCCGATCCTGCATATCACCGACGCACGGCAAAGCGTTCACGCCGACGAAACCGCCCTCGACGAGATGCTCTTGAAGCGGAACCCCTCCGCGGTCGACGCAACACGCACACGTATCGAAAGCGACAAGTCGTCCGCCGATGCGGCCTGGGCCGCCTACTACCCGATGATCTCGTCGGATGTCGAACGAGAAGCCGCCGACGCCGTCGTCGGCCTCCGTCGAAAACTCGATGACCTGAATCAACAGGCGCTCACGGCCGCCGCCAAAGGGGACTTCGATCCCGCACATTCGGTGGCAAGTGCGGATTACGTCGCCACACTAAAGAGCTTCAGTGAGCGGATCGGCATCCTTTACGCCGAAAACCTGGGTCAGGCGCGCGATTCGTATGAAAGCTCGCAAGTGGCGTACCGCAGGACCCTCATCGTCTCGGCCATCGCGATCGTCGCGGGGCTTCTCATTGCCCTGCTCCTCCTCGTCGCCTTGATACGCGCCGTGGCGACACCGATCAGGCAGGCCGCCGCCCTCGCCGACGCCATCGCCTCCGGTGAACTCAATCACGTGGTGAACGTGACACGCCACGACGAGGTCGGCCATCTGCTGCTCGCCCTGGGACGAATGGACGAGCAGCTCACCGGTATCGTCCGCGAGGTACGTCGCGGCGCACAGACGGTCGACGGCGCAGCGCGCCAACTCGCCCAGGGCAACGACGACTTATCGAGCCGCGCGCAGGAGCAAGCGTCGTCCCTGGAGGAAACGGCCTCCGCCATGGAGGAGATGACGACCTCAGTCCAACAGAACGCGACGCATGCCAGGGATGCGGCCTCGCTGGCGGCATCCGCCCTGCAAAGCGCACATGCCGGCCAGGAAGTCACCCGCGAGGCAGCGCTCGCGATGCATGCGGTCGAGGCATCGAGTCACCGTGTCGTCGATGTCATCAGCCTCATCGACGAGCTCGCATTTCAGACCAATCTTCTTGCCTTGAACGCGGCTGTCGAAGCTGCGCGGGCGGGATCGGAAGGCCGCGGCTTCGCGGTCGTCGCAGCGGAGGTCCGGCGGCTGGCGCAGCGTTCCGCCGCATCGGCGAAGGAGATCCGCGTGCTGATTTCCGATGTGAGCGACAAGGTCACCCACGGCAACGCGCTGGTCGGCCTGTCGGCGAGCGCGCTGCAGGATCTCGTCGAGCAGGTACGTCGCACGGGCGTGCTCGTCGAAGAGATTGCCACCGCCAGCGCCGAGCAATCCGCAGGCATCGAACAGGTGGACGGCACGGTCGCGCTGCTCGACGAAGCCACGCAGCATACGGCGGCACTGGTCGAGGAAGCCGCCGCGTCGAGCCGCTCGCTCCAGGAGCAGGCGGCCGAGCTGCTTGCACGGGTCGACTTCTTCCGGATTCGGGGAGCCGTCGGGGATTGAGCCAGTGCCTCTCTGTGGGAGCCGGCTGTGCCGGGGATCTCGCGGCAGCGGGTCAGCCTGCCGCGGGATCGCCGATGAATCGGTTCCCACAGGCGTCACGGATTCACCCGTGCCGGTGCACCGGCCCCTGGCAGAGGCACTCGCCGTCCTCGTTCGCATGACCCAGCAAGGCATCGAGCAAGTCGCCCGATGGCGTCCACTGCCCGATCGCCGGATGGATCAGCATCGCCTTGCGTGCTTCGAGCCGCTTGTCGTTCAGTACCGACGCGATAGCGGCACGCTCATAGGCCTTGACCGAACGCACAAGGCCGTTCACCGCATCGGGCAACGGCGCGATGGGCCGCGGCACGATGGAATCCAGCGAGATGTCTGAGGCGATCTCGACGATATCGTCGTCCGGCAGGTCCGGCAGTGCGCCACGGTTGCGCGTGTTGACCACGATACGCGCCGGTTTCGCACCGGTCAGGCCACTCATCACGTCGATCGCGATGCGGTGGTAGCCCGTCGCCACGCGGAACGGATCGCCTTTCAGGCTCACGCCCTGATCGAAGGCCGAACCGCCCTCGGCTTCCAGCTTCATGTACGAGCCCGAGCGCTGGTTGAGGTAGGCGGCATAGATATCCACGGCCGCGTCGCCATCGCCGGCATCCAGGCGTGAGGTCAGGCCCGCCAGCAGATCGTCGTTGAGCCGCTGGATCTCGCCGCCACGGCTGCCGCCCTGCTTGCGCTGGTTGTCGAGGGCACGCTGCCGCTCGTAATAGAAAAACAGGTACTCGGTCGGAATGAGCCGCAAGGTGCGGATCATGTCGAAGTCGAACAGCGGCGCCAGATAAAGCTTGCGCAAGAGCTCATCGCTGTCGAGCAACCGGTCGATAACCTCCTCGCCGCGTACCCGCACGCCACGCACCCAACCCAGGTGGTTGAGCCCGACGTAATCGCATTCGACATCGTCGGCCGGCTCGCCAAGCGCGTGGGCGATGTTGTGGAAAAGCTCCGTCGGCGTGTCGCAGATGCCAACGATGCGTGCCTTGCTGTGGTCGCTCACTGCCTGTGTGATCAGCCCGGCGGGATTGGTGAAATTGACCAGCCACGCTTGCGGGCTCAGGCGTTCGACCAGCCGTGCCTGCTCGATAGCCACGGGAATGGTGCGCAACGCCATCGCGACGCCCGCGGGGCCGGTCGTCTCCTGACCCGGATAGCCCTGTGCAATCGACGCGCGTTCGTCGGAGGCCCGGCCGGCAATACCGCCGATGCGTACACTGTTGAGCACGAAGTCCGCGCCCTCGATGGTGTCTTCCAGCGATGTCGCGCCACGCAGCCGCAGGCCGCCGCCGAAGCGGCGGACTACCGCCTTGCCGAGGTCGACCATGATCCGCAGTCGCGCAGGATCCGGGTCGTACAACACCATCTCGGCCGCGCCAAGCGCTTCAGCGGCTTCATTCACGCCAAATACCACGAGCGGTGAACGAACACCGCCACCTCCGATCAATGCGATCTTACGATCCGTACGTTTGCTCACGAAGGGTCCTCAATTGGGGGGAATGGGGAAGGGATTGAAGGGCACCGGCCGCGGTCGTGCACAGCGCGCCACAGACGCAGCCGCGCTCGACACAGCCGTCGATGGACTCGCCATCGAGCAGCCCATCGATGACGCCCGCGTCGAACGCGTCGCCGGCACCGGTGGAATCGACGGCATCGATACGCGGCGCCGGTACCCGGCGCAGACCGCGCTCGTCAGCAATCCAGGCGCCGCCGGCGCCGTGTTTCATCACGGCACGGCCGATGCCGGCGCCGACCGACCAGGCCTCGAACGACGAGGGCTCTTCGTCCCCCGCGAGCAAGGCGGCTTCCTTCGCATTGGGAAGGAACAGGTCGACGTCGCGAAGACTGGGCCGGTTCACGGGATCGCGGAGCCAGGCCGGGCTGTAGCCGACATCCAGCGAGGTCGTGCACCCGGCCTGACGCAGCAAGGGCAGCAGGATTTCGGCCAGATCGCGCGGCAGGGGCAAGGCGAAGTGCACATGACGCGCAGCGGCGAGATCGGCGAGGATCTCCGGCGAGGCCAGCAGTTCGGGCAGCGCGCGGTTCACGCCGGCATAGGTGAAGAACGAACGGTCCTCGACAGTGGAGACGCTGACCGTGATGCCGGTACCGTCGTTGCCGATACGGATACCTTCCATGCTGACGCCGAACTCGCCCAGGCGGCTTTCGAACCAGTCGAGATCGGCCTCGCCGATCAGGCCGACCAGACGTACGCGACGGCCTAACCGCGACAGGGCACAGGCAGTGTTGATGGCGCCGCCACCGAGCTCGCGCAGGTAGTTCTCGGCGATCACTTCTTCGCCGGGACCGGGCCAGGCAGGAAAGCCGCTGAACACATGGTCGGCAAAGATTTCACCCACCACGGCGACGTCCCACGACTTCAGGGTTGCGGGAATGGCCACGTGCGGGACCTCCGTGCTTGCCACAGGAAAAGAAGGGTGCCTGCCACGACCGCGCCCACGGCCGTGACGATCGACGACGTGCCGGCCGTAGCGACCAGATAAAGCCAGCCGATCACACTGACGACGATCGGCAGCGGATACAGCGGCATACGAAAGACGTCCGCATCGGCGCGTCGTTTACGCAAGGCGACGACGGCGAAGCATTGCGCGATGTACTGGAAGAGGATCTGGGTGACCATCAGGGTCGCGATCAGGTGTTCCAGCGAGAGGAAGCACGCCGCCGCCGATGTCACGCCGACAAACACCAGGGACACGGTGGGGAAGCCGCCCCGCGGATGCAGCCGGGCGAACACGGGGAAAAACTGGCCATCGGCCGCCGCCGCGTAGGGCACACGCGAGTAGCCCAGCAGGACAACCAGCGCCGAACCCCAGCTCGCGAGCAGGATCAGCAGCACGGCCAGCGTGCCGCCGGTGCGGCCATGGATGGCTTGCATGAAATCCGCGACGACCGCCTTCGAATGTGCCGCCTGTTCCCAGGGGAGCACGCCGAGGATGCTGAGATTGAGCCCGAGGTAAAGCACAGCCACCAGCGGGATCGAGATCAGCACCGCCATCGGAATCGTGCGTCGCGGCCGCTTCACCTCGCCGCCCAGCATGCAGACGTTGTTGTAGCCGCCGTAGTCGTACACCGCGATCAGGGCCACCGCGCCCAGCCCGAGCCAGAAGCCGTGCGACGAGTCGACGTGTGCCTGGAAGAAGTGGCCGGCCACGGCCATGTCGAAGTGCGTGATGCCGCTGAAGACGATCCAGGCGCAGGCCACCACGACGATCGCGCTGACGAACACGGAAAGCCGTTGGATCTGGCCCACCTTGCGATAAAGCACGACGGTGTTGAGCAGGCAGAGGCCGGCGGCGATGAGCGCCCTGCCCGTATCGCCGAGTGAAGGAATCAGAAAGCCCGCGTACTGGGCAAAGCCAACCGCGGCGCTACCGATCGACAGTGGTGCGGTGAGCAAGGTCTGCCAGAGGTAGAGGAAACCAAACAGGCGCCCTGCCTTCTCGCGCCCGTACGCCTCGCGCAGGTAGTGGTACGGTCCGCCGGATTCGGGAATCGTGGAACCGAGTTCCGCCCAGACCATGCCGTCGCACAGGCACAACAGCGCACCGGCGATCCAGCCAAGCAATACCGAGGGGCCGGCGAGCGCCGAGAGCGCGATAGGGATCGTGACGAAGGGCCCGATGCCGATCATGTTCAGCACGTTGGCCGAGAGTCCGCCCCAGAAGCCGATGGCGCGCGGCGGGGACGACGGCGCACCCGCCTCGATGACGGTCGCGCGCATCAGCTGTTCCCCGAGGTGTGCAGGCTATCTGCAGCGGTGATCATGGCAGGCGTCTTGCGGTGGAGGTCGAGCACGAGCAACTCGTTATCGCCGGCACGTATCCAAGGACCTGGGCAGAACAGGCGCTGCTGGGGGCCGATGTTCCAGTAGCGACCGAGCAGTTGACCGTTTATCCAGAGGTAGCCTTTGGACCAGGCGGAGAGGTCGATGTAAACATCGCCTGGGGATTCGATGTGCAGGGTTGTCTTGAAGAACATCGGGCCGCGAGGCGGACTGGCTTTCACCGATGAATCGGCTCCCACAGGGGCGGTAGCTGTTCTTGTAGGAGCCGATTCATCGGCGATGGCCCGAAGGCCATGAATCCAATCCCCTTCAAGCGGAATCGCCCACGCCTCCACTTCCCGCAACGGCACACCATCAATCGATGCCGGGCCAATCAGCCCCTTATGATCACCAATACGCGGCCCGAAATTGATATGCCCAAAGGTATCAATAAGGATATCCAGCGCCCGCGGCGTAGCACCCCCCGCCGCAGGCAGCCGTACCTCAGGTTGCGAGTTCAACGAAGGATGTTCCACGCGCGACACCGAACCGACTTCCTGCCCATCGACATGGACCACGGCGTAATCGCGTACGTTCTCCAGTCTGAGCACGCTACCCGCGTCGATGCGCTTGCGGTAGACCACCAGCCCCTGGTCCAGCCCGAACAGGATCTCGTTCGGACCCGGCGACGGCAGGGTCGCCGGCGCTCCAGGCAGGTTGTCCCACAACGACGCGAAGGCCTGGGGCGTCACCGGTGCAAAGCTCGCTGACGGCGGCGCTGGCGGAAGAGCAGCCGGCGTGACGCGCGTAACCTCTTCGATGACACGACGCAGCCGCGTGTACTGCTCCGTCGGGCGTCCACGCTCATCGATCGGCGCAGCATAGTCGTAACTGGTAATGACAGGCTGGAACTGCGAGCCGTCGTCTTCCGCATTGGACCCGGCCGTCAGGCCGAAATTCGTGCCGCCATGGACGACATAGAGGTTGAACGAATACCCCGCACGCATGATGTGCCGCAACGTGGTCTCGTAGTCCTTCGTGGCGAAGGTCGGCTCGCCCCAGTGGGTCAGCCAGCCGGGATAGGCTTCGCCCACCCACACGGGAGACTCGCCGGCAAATCCCCTGCCCTTCAACAAATCGGCCACATCGGCCCCGTCGAGCCCCAAGGCGGTGCCTGCGGGATAGGCCTTGCGGCGCTGCAAATCCTTCCAGCCATCCGACACCGAAAACGGTCCGTCGATGCCGTGCTCTCGCCAGATATCGCGCAGGACATCGAGATAGCCAATGTCGTCGGCGAACATCGAATACTCGTTTTCGATCTGCACCATCAACACCGGGCCACCGGCGCTGGCCATCAGTGGTGCGACGCGCTCGGCCAGCGCAGCGAAATAACGTCGTACCGCCGCCATGTAGCGTGGATCGTCACGCGTCCGCAGCCGCGTATCCGGATCGCGCAGCAGATACGCCGGCAGTCCGCCGTTGGTCCATTCGCCGCAGATGTACGGGCCGGGACGCAGATAAACCCACATCCCTTCTTCCGCACACAGGCGCATGAAGGCCCCGACGTCCCGGTTGCCGGTCTCGAAATCGAATACCCCGGGCTCACGCTCGTGGTGATTCCACATCACGTAGATCGCCACGGTATTGAGCCCCATGGCCCGCGCCATGCGGATGCGATGCCGCCAGTGCTCCTTCGCGATCCGGGCCGGATGCATCTCGCCGCTGTGCACGCGGAACGCCTCACCATCGAGCAGGAACTCACGCTTGCCGAAGGTGAAGGCGTGATGCCGGCCGTCCGGCACCCTCGCAACGCGTATGCCAGCGGGCGATGCCGCCCACCCACGACCGGCAAAAGCCAGCGGGGTGAGCAGCGACAGCGCGAGGAAGCTTCGTCGATGCATGCTCAGAAGTTGTACTTCACGGTCAGCAGGGTGGTTCTGCCCGCATCGACGATATCCGAATTGGCCAGGCTGTTCCTGCCGATGTGCGACCAATACGAATACTGCTTGGTGAGGTTGCTGACCTGCAGGTCGAACTGCAGGCCGTTGGACATCGCATAGCCCAGATGGAGGTCGACCCGGCGAATCGGGCGGATCCACAGGTCATCCCACGGGCTGCCCTGGTTGAGGAAGTCGTACGTCGACAGGTAGGAGCCGGTGTAGTGGTAGCTGAGGTTGGCCGAGAACCCGTACTTCTCGTAGAACAACTCGGCATTGGCCATGCGTTGCGGTGCCGACTGCAGGCGCTCGTTCTCGAAGCCGTCACGCCCGAGGTCCACCTTCGAGTTCTGCCGCGTGGCGTTGACGCTGAAACCCAGTCCGTCGAACGGCTCGGGCAGGTTCTGGAACTTCTGCCGATACGTCGCCTCCAGACCCACCACGCGCCCATCGCCGCCATTGGTCGGCGTCTTCGTGAGCACGGTACCCACGCCCGAGGTGTTGGGGTCGGCCTGGCCACCACCGCTGTCGTAGATGTAGTTACGCAGCTTCTTGTAGTAGCTGGACAGCGAGACGTAGCCGCCGTTCTCGGTCGTCCACTCCGCGCCGAGGTCCACGTTGGTGGCCTTGATCGGCTTCAGGTTGGGGTTGCCGGTGGTGATCGTGGTCACGCCATCGGACACGTTGATCTGCGAGCCGCCGCCAAGCTGCACGAACGCGGGACGGGTGTAGCTCTGCCAGATCGCACCGCGATAGACGATGTTGCCATCGGGGCGGAAGTTGATGAACAGGCTGCCCAGCGGTTCGTTGTAGATGGTGTGGTTATTGGAGAAGTACCCCGGGATCTCGTTACCGTCGGCGTCCTGCGGCGTCGTCCAGAACGTATTGCGGATCGAGGTGTGTTCGAAACGCACGCCGGGAATGACCTCCCACGGACCGCTCTGGAACGTCGCCATGGCATAGGCCGCGGTGACGGCCTCGGTGCCGCGCATCGTGTCGCAATTGAAGTTGTTGTAGTCGAGCTGGCTACAGGTATCCAGGTCACCCGGCTGCAGGTGATCGGCGATCAGGCCAGCCACCGCCGAGCGGCTGATCTGCGGGGTCGTCCAGTCGAACTTGCCCGGGAAGATCTGGTTGTAATAGCCCTTGATGATCCCGAGGTCGTTCAAGGTGGTCGTGCCGTCGTTGATGCCGGCGGTCGAGTAGTCGCGATCGGTGAACTCGCGCGAGCTGTCGCTGTACTTCACGCCGAACTTGATCGACTGCAGCGGACCGTTTTCGAAGTCATAGCGAAGATCGAGCTTGGCGCCGCCGCGCTTCTGGCCCGAGCGGATATCGGTCACCTCGCCATAGTCGTTGGCGTACATGTTCTGCAGGTTGTTGACCGAGTTCAACAGGCCCGGGGTCAGCTGGGGGTACGGGAAGCCGTGGCCACCGTAGCTCATCAGCGAGCTCTGGTTGTAGGCGAAATTGTCCTGCGAGTACTTGTCCTCGCGACCGTCGATCTCGACGTGGTTCGGGCGATCGTTGCGGCCAATGCTCCAGAACACATTGGGCGAGATGGTCCAGCCGCCCGCCGTCTTGTCGGCACCCAGCTGGATCGTCGCCAGGTCGGCGCGCTCCGGGTTGGTTTCGTACCAGAAGCGGTTGGCAATGCGACCGATGTTCGGCGTGTAGACACCGGGCGTGGCCGTCGGAACGTACGTGACATCCTGCGGAAGCAGCTGGCTGTACGTCGTGTTCTGCTCGGTGAGCGCATAGGCGTAGGTCATGCGCGCGTACGCTTTCAGCGTGGGATCCACGTTCCAGTCGAACGAGATGTTGCCCCCGTAGCGACGCTCGAAGCCGGATGCGATACCTACGTTCGTGCCGAGGCTGGTCAGGTTGTGCGCCGGATCGTAACCCGCCGCGTTCTGGCCATCGGCCGTGGCATGCAGGAAGGCCCAGGAGCCGTCGTTCGATGCACTTTCCGCCGCTCCGATCTCGCTATTGGCGATGTTGCGGTAGTCGTAATAGCCGCTCACGTAGACGCCGAACTGCTTCTCCGCACCGAACTTGCCCTGCAGCTCGGCGGCGAGGCCACTACCGAGTCCGCTGCCGCCGTAGTCGCGCGCGCGGCTCTCGACACGCCCGCTCGCGGTCACGCTACCGCTGAAATCCTTCTTGAAGTCGAAGGCGCTCGGCGTGCGGAAATCGATCGTGCCACCGATCGCATCGCCGTCCATGTCGGCGGTCGAGGTCTTGTTGAGCACGATGGTCTGCAAACCCGACGGCGGCAGCAGGCTGAGCTGCACGCTACGGCTGTACGGCATGCCCTGGGCTACGTTGCTGCCGTTGACCAGGTTGACGTTGTACTCGGACGGCAGGCCGCGAACGGACGTGAACATGCCCTCGCCACGTGCCGCGCCATCGATGCCGCCGAAATAGCCCGAGCCTGTCGTCGTCACGTTCACGCCCGACATCAAGCCCAGCGCCTCGGCGACGTTATGCACCGCGGTGTGCTGAAGATCCGCCGCGGACAGCACGTCAACGGTGTTGATCGCGTCCATCCGCATGTTCGTCGCGTCGTAGCGATTGGCCACGACGCTCAAAGCCTTCATCTGTACAGCCTTGTCCGGCTTGGCCGGTGTCGACTGGCTGTCCGCCGCGGCTTTCGCGGGCGGTTTGGCCGACGTCGAAGACACTGCCGGCGCCGCGTCCTGCGCGAACGCCGTTCCCCCGAGCACGGCGCACAAGGCCGCGACCAGACACTTCTTGTTGAAACCCTTATCGATACCCACGACTTACCCCCACCCCGAGATGCTTTTAAAAGCACGCACGGCACGATGCCGCGCCATGCGCAGTTCAGCTGACCAGCGGGTTCGTCGCGCGGACCGGACGTGAGCAGACATGCACGCCAGCGCTAGCGGGCGTGCGTAAAGATCACGACGGACGGGTGAACGTGCCGATCAGGACGGTCGGACGATCAGAGGGAGGTTTGCGGCGGAGAGTAGCCGGCAACGCACTTGCCGCGGGAACGCAGGGCGCTCAGCTTGGCACGCACGAGGATCGGCAAGCCGTCGGCCATCACACGCGCGAACGGACGACCTGCGACATGGCAGCTGGCGTTTTCATTTGAATTGGGCCGACGCATCGTAGCGGTCTGTCCGTCATTCATCGCGAGCTGCGAATCGGCATGCCAGAGAGCCTGCCGGAAGGGTTACGCATACGGACGTCCAATCGAACGCCGCGCGTGGAACAAGATATAGCGCACTGTAAAAAAGGCGTCAACTGCCAAAAATGCATAGGTGACGGGATGTTGCGACGCACCAACGAACAGCGCCCTGCCCGCACGCATTCTGCTCGGTAGGAGCCGACTTGTCGGCGATCCCGCGCCAGCGGGCACACGTCCCTCGACGCGCGACGGGATTACGGAAACTTTTCGAGCGTCACCGTGCTCTTTACTTGTTCAGAGAAGCATCCCTTGTTTGGCCGCAAGGTCAAAGCCCACGACACATCCACATCAGAACTCCGGAGTGCCGTACCCAGGTCGGAAATGACATCCTCAAGCAAAACCTCCCTGGTCACCGTTTCGTTCGGTCGGATCAACAGGGGCCCCACACCCGGATCGATGAAGGGAATGGTGGCCTTGAGTTTGCGACCGTCTGCCTTCGAAACAGCTCCGAGCGACAGGCCGTTCGACCAGAAATAATACTCTTCGGTTTCGATCGTCTTCTTCGTAGGATTGTGAATCGTCATCCGCAGTATGTGGCCACGCTCGTTCCTCACGATCGAGCTTTGCTCAGAGAGCGTCGCGCAGAGCTCTTGCTCGGCCGCGTGTACCGCTCCGGACAAGACAAAGCCGCCAAGAAAGCACACGCAAAGCGCCCCTCTTCCCATCCCCATCACGACTTCACGAATTCGGTCTCGACAAGAATCGTGACTTCGTCGGCTTCAAGCGGCACCCATTCGCCCACGCCGAACTCCGATCGCTTGAATGTCGCCTCGCCCGAAAAGCCCATGCGTGGCTGAGCAAATCCACGATAGACGACGCTCAGTTTTACCGGCTTCTTTACGCCATGGAAATCCAGAACGCC
Proteins encoded in this window:
- a CDS encoding beta-galactosidase, coding for MHRRSFLALSLLTPLAFAGRGWAASPAGIRVARVPDGRHHAFTFGKREFLLDGEAFRVHSGEMHPARIAKEHWRHRIRMARAMGLNTVAIYVMWNHHEREPGVFDFETGNRDVGAFMRLCAEEGMWVYLRPGPYICGEWTNGGLPAYLLRDPDTRLRTRDDPRYMAAVRRYFAALAERVAPLMASAGGPVLMVQIENEYSMFADDIGYLDVLRDIWREHGIDGPFSVSDGWKDLQRRKAYPAGTALGLDGADVADLLKGRGFAGESPVWVGEAYPGWLTHWGEPTFATKDYETTLRHIMRAGYSFNLYVVHGGTNFGLTAGSNAEDDGSQFQPVITSYDYAAPIDERGRPTEQYTRLRRVIEEVTRVTPAALPPAPPSASFAPVTPQAFASLWDNLPGAPATLPSPGPNEILFGLDQGLVVYRKRIDAGSVLRLENVRDYAVVHVDGQEVGSVSRVEHPSLNSQPEVRLPAAGGATPRALDILIDTFGHINFGPRIGDHKGLIGPASIDGVPLREVEAWAIPLEGDWIHGLRAIADESAPTRTATAPVGADSSVKASPPRGPMFFKTTLHIESPGDVYIDLSAWSKGYLWINGQLLGRYWNIGPQQRLFCPGPWIRAGDNELLVLDLHRKTPAMITAADSLHTSGNS
- a CDS encoding TonB-dependent receptor yields the protein MGIDKGFNKKCLVAALCAVLGGTAFAQDAAPAVSSTSAKPPAKAAADSQSTPAKPDKAVQMKALSVVANRYDATNMRMDAINTVDVLSAADLQHTAVHNVAEALGLMSGVNVTTTGSGYFGGIDGAARGEGMFTSVRGLPSEYNVNLVNGSNVAQGMPYSRSVQLSLLPPSGLQTIVLNKTSTADMDGDAIGGTIDFRTPSAFDFKKDFSGSVTASGRVESRARDYGGSGLGSGLAAELQGKFGAEKQFGVYVSGYYDYRNIANSEIGAAESASNDGSWAFLHATADGQNAAGYDPAHNLTSLGTNVGIASGFERRYGGNISFDWNVDPTLKAYARMTYAYALTEQNTTYSQLLPQDVTYVPTATPGVYTPNIGRIANRFWYETNPERADLATIQLGADKTAGGWTISPNVFWSIGRNDRPNHVEIDGREDKYSQDNFAYNQSSLMSYGGHGFPYPQLTPGLLNSVNNLQNMYANDYGEVTDIRSGQKRGGAKLDLRYDFENGPLQSIKFGVKYSDSSREFTDRDYSTAGINDGTTTLNDLGIIKGYYNQIFPGKFDWTTPQISRSAVAGLIADHLQPGDLDTCSQLDYNNFNCDTMRGTEAVTAAYAMATFQSGPWEVIPGVRFEHTSIRNTFWTTPQDADGNEIPGYFSNNHTIYNEPLGSLFINFRPDGNIVYRGAIWQSYTRPAFVQLGGGSQINVSDGVTTITTGNPNLKPIKATNVDLGAEWTTENGGYVSLSSYYKKLRNYIYDSGGGQADPNTSGVGTVLTKTPTNGGDGRVVGLEATYRQKFQNLPEPFDGLGFSVNATRQNSKVDLGRDGFENERLQSAPQRMANAELFYEKYGFSANLSYHYTGSYLSTYDFLNQGSPWDDLWIRPIRRVDLHLGYAMSNGLQFDLQVSNLTKQYSYWSHIGRNSLANSDIVDAGRTTLLTVKYNF
- a CDS encoding APC family permease, producing the protein MRATVIEAGAPSSPPRAIGFWGGLSANVLNMIGIGPFVTIPIALSALAGPSVLLGWIAGALLCLCDGMVWAELGSTIPESGGPYHYLREAYGREKAGRLFGFLYLWQTLLTAPLSIGSAAVGFAQYAGFLIPSLGDTGRALIAAGLCLLNTVVLYRKVGQIQRLSVFVSAIVVVACAWIVFSGITHFDMAVAGHFFQAHVDSSHGFWLGLGAVALIAVYDYGGYNNVCMLGGEVKRPRRTIPMAVLISIPLVAVLYLGLNLSILGVLPWEQAAHSKAVVADFMQAIHGRTGGTLAVLLILLASWGSALVVLLGYSRVPYAAAADGQFFPVFARLHPRGGFPTVSLVFVGVTSAAACFLSLEHLIATLMVTQILFQYIAQCFAVVALRKRRADADVFRMPLYPLPIVVSVIGWLYLVATAGTSSIVTAVGAVVAGTLLFLWQARRSRTWPFPQP